In Desulfobotulus pelophilus, the following proteins share a genomic window:
- the tuf gene encoding elongation factor Tu codes for MAKAKFERTKPHVNVGTIGHIDHGKTTLTAAITKTCSMKGLGQKVDYDNIDKAPEERERGITISTSHVEYESVSRHYAHVDCPGHADYIKNMITGAAQMDGAILVVSASDGPMPQTREHILLARQVGVPRIVVFLNKCDMVDDEELIELVEMELQELLDKYDFPGSDTPIIRGSALKALESDDPDSEDCKCIWNLLDSVDSYIPEPERDVDKTFLMPVEDVFSISGRGTVVTGRIERGIVKPGDNVEIVGLRDTIKTVCTGVEMFRKLLDEGRAGDNVGLLLRGTKRDEVERGQVVAKPGSITPHTKFKAEVYILSKEEGGRHTPFFSGYRPQFFFRTTDVTGIMNLPEGVEMIMPGDNVTITAELIAPIAMEKELRFAIREGGRTVGAGVVSEIIA; via the coding sequence ATGGCTAAGGCAAAATTTGAGCGCACGAAGCCGCATGTGAACGTCGGGACCATTGGGCATATCGACCACGGTAAGACTACCCTGACGGCAGCGATCACCAAAACCTGTTCCATGAAAGGTCTTGGTCAGAAAGTTGACTATGATAATATCGACAAAGCTCCCGAGGAGCGTGAGCGCGGTATTACCATCTCTACTTCCCATGTGGAGTATGAGTCTGTTTCCCGTCACTACGCCCACGTGGACTGCCCGGGGCATGCGGACTACATCAAAAACATGATCACGGGTGCCGCGCAGATGGATGGTGCGATTCTTGTGGTTTCTGCCAGCGATGGTCCCATGCCGCAGACCCGGGAGCATATTCTTCTTGCCCGGCAGGTTGGTGTACCCCGTATCGTAGTGTTTCTGAACAAGTGTGATATGGTGGACGATGAGGAGCTTATCGAGCTTGTTGAGATGGAGCTTCAGGAGCTGCTGGACAAGTACGACTTTCCGGGAAGTGACACCCCCATCATCCGGGGTTCTGCTTTGAAAGCTCTTGAGTCTGATGATCCAGACTCAGAAGACTGCAAGTGCATCTGGAACCTTCTCGATTCCGTTGACAGTTATATTCCGGAGCCGGAGCGTGATGTTGATAAAACCTTCCTTATGCCTGTGGAAGACGTGTTTTCAATTTCAGGTCGCGGGACCGTTGTCACTGGTCGTATAGAGCGTGGTATTGTCAAGCCGGGCGACAACGTAGAGATCGTCGGACTTCGTGACACCATTAAAACAGTGTGTACCGGTGTCGAGATGTTCCGAAAGCTTCTGGACGAAGGTCGTGCAGGTGACAACGTTGGCCTTCTTCTTCGCGGTACCAAGCGTGATGAGGTTGAGCGTGGTCAGGTAGTTGCCAAGCCCGGCAGTATTACCCCGCATACGAAGTTTAAGGCGGAAGTATATATCCTTTCCAAGGAAGAGGGTGGACGTCATACTCCATTCTTTAGCGGATATCGTCCCCAGTTCTTCTTCCGAACGACAGACGTTACCGGTATTATGAATTTGCCGGAAGGCGTTGAGATGATTATGCCTGGTGATAACGTTACCATTACGGCTGAGCTGATAGCTCCCATTGCTATGGAAAAAGAGCTGAGATTCGCCATTCGTGAAGGTGGCCGTACTGTAGGTGCGGGCGTTGTTTCCGAAATTATTGCCTAA
- the rpmG gene encoding 50S ribosomal protein L33, with protein sequence MRVIVTLNCTECKQRNYTTTKNKRTTPDKLEFSKYCRFCKHHTKHRETK encoded by the coding sequence GTGAGAGTCATTGTAACGCTGAACTGCACAGAGTGTAAGCAGCGCAACTATACTACGACCAAGAATAAGCGGACCACTCCGGACAAACTGGAGTTCAGCAAATATTGCAGATTTTGCAAGCATCACACCAAGCACAGAGAAACTAAGTAG
- the secE gene encoding preprotein translocase subunit SecE, which yields MGRLLKKKTDKQLQKTRLKAKASQEENAESPAGDILARKSGEVSTQAEKAPKIPSGSRSVAKPDKKTAVARWLEFFQEARAELGKVVWPSRKQAMASTGVVIVLVIILSFFLGIADAVLTRLVQLALN from the coding sequence ATGGGACGCTTACTGAAAAAAAAGACGGATAAGCAGCTTCAGAAGACGAGGTTGAAGGCGAAAGCCAGCCAGGAAGAAAATGCTGAGTCCCCCGCTGGAGATATACTCGCCCGTAAATCGGGTGAGGTCAGCACCCAGGCAGAGAAAGCACCCAAAATCCCTTCCGGAAGCCGCTCGGTTGCCAAGCCTGATAAGAAGACGGCTGTAGCCAGGTGGCTTGAATTTTTTCAGGAGGCTCGAGCAGAGCTCGGCAAGGTGGTGTGGCCGTCAAGAAAGCAAGCGATGGCGTCCACAGGGGTTGTGATTGTTTTGGTGATTATATTATCCTTTTTTCTCGGGATTGCCGATGCTGTCCTCACCAGGCTGGTCCAGCTGGCATTAAATTGA
- the nusG gene encoding transcription termination/antitermination protein NusG yields MVKRWYVVHVYSGFEGKVKHSLEERIASSPLKEYFGEIIVPTETVVELVKGERKESSRKFYPGYILVQMALTDLTWHLVKDTGKVTGFLGGRDKPSPITDAEVEQILRRMEAGKQKPQPKYHFEPGDEIRVIDGPFTNFNGTVEEVNPEKGKIKVFVSIFGRSTPVELEFVQVTKL; encoded by the coding sequence ATGGTTAAGAGATGGTATGTTGTGCATGTCTATTCGGGCTTTGAGGGTAAGGTAAAGCACTCTCTGGAAGAACGGATTGCAAGTTCCCCCCTGAAAGAGTATTTTGGCGAGATTATAGTTCCTACGGAAACTGTGGTGGAGTTGGTAAAGGGGGAGCGAAAAGAATCTTCCCGCAAGTTTTACCCCGGTTATATTTTGGTTCAGATGGCCTTGACGGATCTGACCTGGCATTTGGTGAAGGATACCGGAAAAGTTACTGGTTTTCTTGGTGGGCGGGATAAGCCATCACCTATTACCGATGCAGAAGTTGAGCAGATCCTCCGGCGGATGGAAGCGGGAAAACAGAAGCCGCAGCCAAAATATCATTTTGAACCCGGCGATGAAATTCGGGTGATTGACGGACCCTTCACGAACTTTAATGGTACAGTTGAAGAGGTCAACCCGGAAAAAGGGAAGATCAAGGTCTTTGTAAGTATTTTCGGCCGATCCACTCCCGTTGAGCTGGAGTTCGTACAGGTTACCAAGCTTTAA
- the rplK gene encoding 50S ribosomal protein L11 translates to MAKKVMAQIKLQVSAGKANPSPPIGPALGQHGVNIMDFCKAFNARTQNDVGMIIPVVITVYQDRTFTFITKTPPASVLLKKAAKINSGSSNPKLNKVAKISRNEVEEIAKLKMPDLNAYDLDTAVRIVAGTARSMGIEIVQ, encoded by the coding sequence ATGGCAAAAAAAGTGATGGCGCAAATCAAGCTCCAGGTCTCTGCGGGGAAAGCGAACCCCTCTCCCCCCATCGGTCCGGCTCTGGGGCAGCATGGCGTTAATATAATGGACTTTTGCAAGGCCTTTAATGCACGGACACAAAATGATGTGGGAATGATTATCCCCGTCGTGATTACAGTCTACCAGGATCGTACGTTTACCTTTATCACCAAGACGCCACCAGCGTCCGTACTCCTGAAAAAGGCCGCGAAAATAAATTCGGGTTCCAGCAATCCGAAGCTGAACAAGGTGGCTAAGATCAGCCGGAATGAGGTTGAGGAAATCGCCAAGCTCAAGATGCCGGATCTGAATGCTTATGACCTGGATACTGCCGTGAGGATTGTTGCCGGCACTGCCAGAAGTATGGGCATCGAGATCGTTCAGTAA
- the rplA gene encoding 50S ribosomal protein L1: MPKRGKKYLETGKGRDFTERFALREGIELALDATYVKFDESVDVAVRLGVDPRHADQMVRGTCILPNGLGKEVRVLVFAKGEKAKEAEEAGADYVGLEDLVEKIQGGWFDFDKAVATPDTMGFVGRIGKLLGPRGLMPNAKTGTVTFDVSRAVNELKAGKIDFRVEKAGIVHAPMGKKSFGPEKLEENIRAFLDSIEKLKPSAAKGAYIRGMAISTTMGRGVRVDTLALK, encoded by the coding sequence ATGCCGAAGCGCGGTAAAAAATATCTAGAGACCGGTAAAGGTCGTGATTTCACAGAACGATTTGCCTTAAGGGAAGGTATAGAGCTTGCCCTTGATGCTACCTACGTGAAATTTGATGAAAGCGTTGATGTGGCTGTTCGTCTTGGGGTCGATCCAAGGCATGCAGATCAGATGGTCCGAGGGACATGCATTTTGCCCAACGGGCTTGGTAAAGAAGTACGTGTGCTGGTTTTTGCCAAAGGCGAAAAAGCTAAAGAGGCTGAGGAAGCCGGTGCAGACTATGTAGGCCTTGAAGATCTTGTTGAAAAAATTCAGGGCGGCTGGTTTGATTTTGACAAAGCCGTTGCCACTCCGGATACCATGGGTTTTGTTGGGCGTATTGGTAAGCTTCTCGGTCCTCGCGGATTGATGCCGAATGCCAAAACAGGTACCGTTACCTTTGATGTCTCCCGCGCAGTCAATGAGCTGAAAGCAGGTAAGATAGACTTCAGGGTAGAAAAAGCAGGTATCGTCCATGCTCCGATGGGAAAAAAATCTTTTGGTCCTGAAAAGCTGGAAGAAAATATTCGGGCTTTCCTTGATAGTATCGAGAAGCTGAAGCCTTCTGCTGCCAAGGGTGCCTATATTCGTGGGATGGCTATCTCCACAACCATGGGCCGGGGTGTACGAGTTGATACCCTTGCTCTTAAGTAA
- the rplJ gene encoding 50S ribosomal protein L10, producing MKLSEKEAIVQKLQEGLASAQITIITDYEGLNVEKLSSLRRELREAGAEIHVVKNTLLRRASEGTSADLLREHFTGPSAICYSSTDPVLPAKVLTKFAEANEKLEIRAAVLEGKPLTVADLKALSELPSREELLAQVLSAMIAVPTGFVRVINAVPSGLVNVLTAIKDQKEAA from the coding sequence ATGAAGTTATCCGAAAAAGAAGCGATTGTGCAGAAACTGCAGGAAGGTCTCGCCAGCGCACAGATTACTATCATTACGGATTATGAAGGTCTCAATGTTGAGAAGCTTTCCAGTCTCAGGCGTGAACTGCGCGAAGCTGGTGCAGAAATCCATGTAGTGAAAAATACACTGCTGAGACGTGCTTCCGAAGGAACAAGTGCAGATCTTCTACGAGAACACTTTACGGGACCCAGTGCAATCTGCTATAGCTCAACAGATCCTGTCCTGCCTGCAAAGGTTCTTACAAAATTCGCAGAAGCTAATGAAAAGCTGGAAATCCGGGCGGCTGTTCTGGAAGGAAAGCCTTTGACTGTTGCTGACTTGAAAGCATTGTCAGAGTTGCCCAGCAGGGAAGAGCTCCTTGCTCAGGTTCTGTCTGCCATGATTGCTGTTCCTACAGGTTTTGTGCGAGTTATCAATGCAGTTCCCAGTGGTCTGGTGAATGTCCTGACGGCCATCAAGGACCAGAAGGAAGCCGCCTGA
- the rplL gene encoding 50S ribosomal protein L7/L12: MAEITKQDVIDFIANMTVLELSELVKELEEKFGVSAAAPVAMAAMPAGAAAAPVEEKTEFDVILVAAGDKKINVIKEVRAITGLGLKEAKDLVEGTPAPVKEGIAKEEAEKFKAQLEEAGAKVELK; encoded by the coding sequence ATGGCTGAAATTACCAAACAGGATGTAATCGATTTTATTGCTAACATGACCGTTCTTGAGCTTTCTGAGCTTGTGAAAGAACTGGAAGAAAAATTTGGTGTGTCTGCAGCCGCTCCCGTTGCCATGGCAGCCATGCCTGCAGGTGCAGCAGCTGCTCCTGTTGAAGAGAAAACAGAGTTTGACGTTATACTTGTGGCCGCTGGTGACAAAAAAATTAACGTTATTAAGGAAGTCCGTGCCATTACAGGCCTTGGCCTCAAAGAAGCCAAAGACCTTGTGGAAGGTACTCCTGCTCCAGTCAAAGAAGGCATTGCCAAAGAAGAAGCTGAAAAGTTCAAAGCCCAGCTTGAAGAAGCCGGTGCAAAGGTCGAGCTCAAGTAG
- the rpoB gene encoding DNA-directed RNA polymerase subunit beta encodes MSGSPLANKRVRKRFGGKHTIIDIPDLIGMQRESYERFLQMDVSPDQRRDIGLQAVFKSVFPIKDFTGTASLEFVSYDFGEVKHSVSECIHRGMTYEISVRIRVRLVVYDADKDAGTTTIRDIKEQEIYFGTVPLMTPRGTFIINGTERVVVSQLHRSSGVFFDHDKGKTHSSGKIIYTARVIPVRGSWIDMEIDPKDIVYIRIDRRRKFPVTILFKAFGYTNEDLLSYFYLKERIEVRGSEYFKAFNEQSLKGQRASEDVLDPDTGEVIVRKGRFFTKRAIRQLRTLGVTELKVNPEELLDRGVAADILDPETAEIIVKAGDMLEEEILERMLESGVAEFELLFVDANYSADCIRKTLVADKTVSREEALVEIYRRLRPGNPATPEVALEFIDHLFFKAAYYDFSGVGRLKMNHRLGINTHIDVRTLRKEDILLTAKTLVELRDTQGLVDDIDHLGNRRVRAVGELLENQYRIGLVRMERAIKERMSMQEVDTLMPHDLVNPKPVSAVVKEFFGTSQLSQFMDQTNPLSETTHKRRLSALGPGGLTRERAGFEVRDVHPSHYGRICPIETPEGPNIGLIVSLCTYARVNDFGFIETPYRMVREGQVSKDVRMLSAFEEKEHPIAQANAVVGEDGRYVETQVTARIAGEFQMVPAGDVEMMDISPNQLVSVSASLIPFLENDDANRALMGSNMQRQAVPLTRSEAPLVGTGIEGVVARDSGVAIVCGRDGVVVDVDASRIVIKHELEEHESLDKQVTIFNLSKFTRSNQNTCFNHRPIVQLGQSVVKGEVLADGPSTEQGELALGKNLTVAFMPWGGYNFEDSILLSERLVQNGVFTSIHIEEFEVVARDTKLGKEEITRDIPNVGEEALKDLDDSGIIRLGAEVVPGDILVGKITPKGETQLSPEEKLLRAIFGEKAGDVKDTSLRVPPGVEGVVIDAKVFSRRGVDKDERTRSIEDAEIRQYEKDRDDRIAIIEDAALERIRVLLTGQIVQSDLRKAKKVLLAAGTQLDQAAMEGLSVVQLEGLVVEDAAVTERVHAVIDRWRSEIDNSRQVFEEQVSRYEKGDDLPPGVIKMIKIYVAMKRILSVGDKMAGRHGNKGVVSRILPVEDLPYFEDGTPVDMVLNPLGVPSRMNVGQILEIHLGRAARCLGNQVEEMLGKKDTAALREKMGCIFRGQEEVETRLAELDNEGVLNLAARYRRGVHMATPVFDGAQEAEIKGLLSEAGVSTSGQATLYDGRTGEAFDGPITVGTMYMLKLHHLVDDKLHARSIGPYSLVTQQPLGGKAQFGGQRLGEMEVWAMEAYGAAHALQEFITVKSDDMAGRTRMYEKIVKGQNVLEPGLPESFRVLTKELQALGLDVNLIEGA; translated from the coding sequence ATGTCCGGAAGCCCTCTGGCAAACAAGCGTGTGAGAAAGCGTTTCGGCGGAAAACACACCATCATTGATATCCCGGATTTAATAGGGATGCAGCGCGAATCTTATGAAAGATTTCTGCAGATGGATGTGTCGCCGGACCAACGTCGGGACATAGGTCTGCAGGCGGTTTTTAAATCAGTCTTTCCAATCAAGGATTTCACGGGAACCGCTTCCCTTGAATTTGTTTCCTATGATTTTGGTGAGGTGAAACATTCCGTCAGCGAATGTATACACCGTGGAATGACCTATGAAATATCCGTGCGTATTCGGGTGCGTCTTGTGGTGTATGACGCTGATAAAGATGCAGGTACCACTACCATAAGGGATATCAAGGAGCAGGAAATTTATTTCGGTACGGTTCCGCTGATGACCCCACGGGGCACCTTTATTATCAACGGTACTGAAAGGGTCGTTGTCAGCCAGCTGCACCGGTCCAGCGGTGTTTTCTTTGACCATGACAAAGGAAAGACCCATTCAAGCGGAAAAATTATTTATACGGCGAGGGTTATTCCTGTCCGCGGTTCCTGGATTGATATGGAGATTGATCCTAAGGACATTGTCTATATCCGCATTGACCGACGCCGCAAGTTTCCCGTTACCATTTTGTTCAAGGCCTTTGGGTATACTAACGAAGACCTTTTATCTTATTTTTATTTAAAAGAACGCATAGAGGTTCGGGGCTCAGAGTATTTTAAGGCTTTTAATGAACAGAGCCTTAAGGGTCAGAGGGCCAGTGAAGATGTTTTGGATCCTGATACTGGAGAAGTGATTGTCCGCAAAGGCCGCTTCTTTACGAAAAGGGCCATCCGTCAATTGCGCACGCTGGGTGTAACAGAACTTAAGGTGAACCCGGAAGAGCTCCTTGACCGCGGTGTTGCAGCAGATATTCTGGATCCTGAAACCGCTGAAATTATAGTAAAAGCCGGCGATATGCTGGAAGAAGAAATTCTGGAACGTATGCTGGAAAGCGGTGTTGCCGAGTTTGAGCTGCTCTTCGTGGACGCCAACTACAGTGCGGATTGTATACGCAAAACCCTTGTTGCAGATAAAACAGTATCCCGGGAGGAAGCTCTCGTTGAAATTTACCGGAGACTACGGCCGGGGAACCCGGCAACTCCAGAGGTGGCGTTGGAGTTTATTGACCACCTTTTCTTCAAGGCTGCCTACTATGATTTTTCGGGTGTGGGTCGTTTAAAGATGAATCATCGGCTTGGAATTAACACCCATATTGATGTACGCACCCTGCGTAAAGAAGATATTCTGCTTACGGCGAAAACACTGGTGGAGCTCCGTGATACCCAAGGGCTTGTGGATGATATTGATCATCTGGGGAACCGCCGGGTGAGGGCCGTCGGGGAGCTGCTCGAAAACCAGTACCGGATCGGCCTTGTGCGCATGGAAAGGGCTATCAAAGAGCGGATGAGCATGCAGGAAGTAGATACTCTCATGCCCCACGATTTGGTAAACCCCAAGCCTGTATCGGCCGTAGTGAAAGAATTTTTTGGAACCAGTCAGCTTTCACAGTTTATGGATCAGACTAACCCTTTGTCTGAAACCACCCACAAACGGAGATTGTCTGCTCTGGGACCGGGTGGACTTACACGCGAACGTGCCGGTTTTGAGGTGCGTGACGTGCATCCATCGCATTACGGTCGTATTTGTCCCATTGAAACTCCTGAAGGACCGAACATTGGTCTGATTGTTTCTTTGTGCACCTATGCCCGGGTAAATGATTTCGGTTTTATAGAAACACCTTATCGCATGGTGCGCGAGGGGCAGGTCTCCAAGGATGTTCGTATGCTGTCGGCTTTTGAAGAAAAAGAGCATCCCATTGCCCAGGCAAATGCTGTGGTGGGCGAGGATGGAAGGTATGTTGAAACCCAGGTTACGGCAAGAATAGCCGGAGAGTTTCAGATGGTTCCGGCGGGGGATGTGGAGATGATGGATATTTCTCCCAACCAGCTTGTGAGCGTTTCGGCCTCTCTAATCCCTTTTCTGGAAAATGACGATGCCAACCGTGCCCTTATGGGATCCAACATGCAGCGTCAGGCCGTACCACTGACCCGTAGTGAAGCTCCCCTTGTGGGAACGGGTATAGAAGGTGTTGTTGCCCGCGATTCTGGTGTTGCCATTGTGTGTGGTCGTGATGGAGTGGTGGTGGATGTGGATGCTTCCAGAATTGTCATTAAACATGAGCTGGAGGAGCATGAGTCACTGGATAAACAGGTGACTATCTTTAACCTTTCCAAATTTACCCGTTCCAATCAGAATACCTGCTTTAATCACAGGCCGATTGTCCAGCTGGGACAGTCCGTTGTGAAAGGTGAGGTGTTGGCGGATGGTCCCTCAACCGAGCAGGGTGAACTGGCTCTTGGTAAAAACCTCACGGTAGCTTTCATGCCATGGGGAGGGTACAACTTTGAAGATTCGATTCTTCTCAGCGAGCGCCTGGTGCAGAATGGCGTTTTCACCTCCATTCATATTGAGGAGTTCGAGGTGGTTGCCCGGGATACCAAGCTGGGTAAGGAAGAGATAACCCGGGATATTCCGAATGTGGGTGAAGAGGCTCTTAAGGATCTTGATGATTCCGGGATTATCCGCCTGGGAGCAGAAGTTGTCCCCGGGGATATCCTTGTGGGTAAAATTACGCCTAAGGGTGAAACTCAGCTTTCCCCTGAAGAAAAATTACTGCGGGCCATTTTCGGTGAAAAGGCCGGAGATGTCAAAGATACCTCACTGCGTGTACCGCCCGGAGTTGAGGGCGTAGTCATTGATGCAAAAGTATTCTCCCGTCGAGGCGTGGATAAGGATGAGCGAACACGAAGCATCGAGGATGCAGAAATACGTCAGTATGAAAAAGACCGGGATGACCGGATTGCTATTATTGAAGATGCTGCCCTTGAAAGAATCCGTGTTCTCCTGACTGGTCAGATTGTTCAAAGTGATCTGCGTAAGGCCAAAAAAGTTTTGCTGGCTGCAGGAACACAGCTTGACCAGGCTGCCATGGAAGGCCTTTCCGTTGTACAGCTTGAGGGCCTTGTGGTGGAAGATGCGGCTGTTACGGAACGGGTTCATGCCGTAATTGACCGGTGGAGAAGCGAGATAGATAATTCACGTCAGGTTTTTGAGGAGCAGGTCAGTCGATACGAGAAGGGGGATGATCTCCCTCCGGGCGTGATCAAGATGATCAAGATTTATGTCGCTATGAAGCGTATTCTTTCCGTCGGAGACAAAATGGCCGGACGCCATGGAAACAAGGGTGTTGTTTCCCGTATCCTGCCTGTGGAAGATTTGCCCTACTTTGAAGATGGAACGCCGGTTGACATGGTTCTTAACCCTCTTGGGGTACCATCGCGTATGAACGTTGGGCAGATACTTGAAATTCATCTTGGCCGCGCTGCACGTTGCTTGGGTAATCAGGTGGAAGAGATGCTCGGAAAGAAAGATACGGCAGCTCTTCGGGAAAAAATGGGGTGCATATTCAGGGGGCAGGAAGAAGTGGAAACGCGTCTTGCTGAACTGGATAATGAAGGGGTGCTGAATTTGGCAGCCCGTTACAGGCGGGGTGTTCATATGGCCACTCCTGTTTTTGACGGCGCACAGGAAGCGGAGATCAAGGGACTTCTTTCCGAGGCTGGTGTCAGCACCTCGGGTCAGGCTACGCTTTATGACGGCCGGACAGGAGAAGCTTTTGACGGGCCCATTACCGTGGGAACAATGTATATGTTGAAACTGCACCATCTGGTTGACGATAAACTGCATGCCCGTTCCATTGGCCCTTACTCTCTGGTGACCCAGCAGCCGCTTGGGGGTAAAGCCCAGTTCGGTGGTCAGCGTCTCGGAGAAATGGAAGTCTGGGCCATGGAAGCTTATGGTGCTGCCCATGCACTTCAGGAGTTTATCACGGTAAAATCCGATGACATGGCGGGCAGGACACGCATGTATGAGAAAATAGTCAAGGGACAGAACGTGCTGGAGCCCGGGCTGCCGGAATCGTTCCGGGTGCTCACGAAAGAGCTTCAGGCACTGGGCCTTGATGTCAACCTGATCGAAGGCGCATAA